GCACCCCGGATGAAACCTGCCGATCGAAGCAGGCACCCCCGAAAAGCAACTTGGCGAGAGGTCAGCACATGAGCATCCGGAACCGCGCGACCGCCCTGGCGTCCACGATTCTTGCTTCCTCTCTCCTGTTCGGCTCGGTGCTCGCCGCCTCCCCGGCTCGGGCGGACGACGGCACCGCGGTCGAGGCCGTCGCGCCGACCCTGGCGAGCCGGCTGGCCGCGGTGAAGGTCGCCAAGACGATCAACTACTACCCGTCGAACGCCGGCTGGTCGGCGATGTGGACCGGCTTCGACCCGGTCGCGATCGACGCGGACCTGGCCAAGGCCGCCGCGCTCGGCGCCGACAACGTGCGGGTCATCGTCTTCCCGGACGCGTTCGGCTACCCGGCCCCGAAGGTCGAGTACACCGAGAAGCTGCGCAAGTTCGTCAGCATCGCCGACTCCTACGGGATGACCGTGAAGTTCACCCTCTTCGACTGGTGGGCCGGTTACAGCGACGCGGCCCGCAGCATCGCGTGGGCCAAGGCGATCCTCGACCCCTACAAGGACGACCCGCGGGTGCTCGCGGTCGAGCTGAAGAACGAGTTCCAGCCGTCCGACGCCGACGCGGTCACCTGGGTCCGCCAGGTCATCCCGGCCGTCCGCGCCGCCGCCCCGGCCATGCCGCTGACCCTGTCGGTCGACGGCGGCACCGGCGCCACAGGCATGGCGAGCATCAAGGCCGCGCTGGTCAGCACGCCGCTCGACTACTACGACTTCCACTTCTACGGCAACTCGGAGCGCTCGCTGGCCGAGATCCGCAAGGCACAGTCCGCGGTCTCCCCGGCCCCGATCGTGATCGGCGAGACCGGCGTCAGCAGCGGCGCCACCAGCGAGGGCGAGCAGGCGCTGTACCTGGCCCGGGTGTTCCGCGCGGCGACCGAGGCCGGCGTGGGCTCGGTGGCTCCGTGGACGCTGAACGACTTCTCGGACGGCGCGATCCCGTCGAACTCGACCGTCTCGACGATCCCGGCGCAGTACACCTTCGGCCTGTACCACGCGGACGGCTCGGCCAAGCTGGCCGCCTCCGTGGTCCGCACCGCCTGGACCACCGGCACCATGCCGAACACCTTCCTGAACCTCGGCTTCGAGTCCGCCGACGTCGACTCGCCGTGGAAGCAGAACCTCCCGCAGGCCGGCGCCGGCGTGGTGACCAGCGAGATGCCGCGTCTCGGGTCGCGGTCCCTCAAGTTCACCGGCACCACCCGGACCAGCGCGGGCCTGCCCTCGATGCGCGTCGCCCCGATCACGCCGGTGCAGCCGGGCTACAAGTGGCGGGCCGAGGCGTTCGCCCGCGGGTTCAACGCGACCGGGATCACCGAGATCTCGCTGAGCTGGTTCGACGCCAACGGCAAGTGGATCAGCGAGAGCACCTCCAACCGGCTGCCGGTCGGTAACACCACCTGGACCAAGCTCGTTGTGGACACCGTGGCTCCGGCCGGTGCGGCCGCGGTCCAGCTGCACCTGAAGAACGCGGACAACAGCGGCACCGTCTACTTCGACGACGTCGCGATCTCCTGAATCACCTCGGTCCGCTGGGTGCCCGGCTCCGCTGGGTGCCCGGCTCCGCTGGGTGCCCGGCTCCGCTGGGCGCCCGGCTCCGCTAGATGCCCGGCCAGGAGACGCGGTAGATGGCGCCGGCCAGGTCGTCGCTGACATAGATGGCCTGGTCCGGGCCCTGCACCGCCATCACCGGGCGGCCCCAGCGGTTGCCCTGCTCGTCCTGGAAGCCGGTCAGCAGGGTCTGCTGCGGCCCGAGCCCGCCGTCCTTCCAGGCGAAGAAGGACACCTCGGGGGCCCGGGGCGGTTTCCTGTTCCACGAACCGTGGATCCCGACCAGGGCACCCTTTCCGTACGGCGCGGGCAGCCCGGGCGCGGTCGCGAAGCTCAAGCCGAGCGGGGCGGAGTGCGCACCCATCGCCTGCTCGACCGGCGCCAGCGTGGCGCAGTCCAGCTTCGTCCCGTCCGGGTTGAGCTGCACGTCCCGGTCGAACGCCCGGTCGGTGTCCGGGTTGCAGAACGGCCAGCCCAGGTCCCGTCCCTGAGTCAGTTTCGCCAGCGGCTCGACGGGGTGGTCGTTGACATAGTCGACCTTGACCTTGCCGTCGGCCGGGTCGGCGATGTTGTCCCGGTTGTTGACGGCGGTCCAGACCGCGCCGTCCGGGGCGACCGCCAGCCCGGTCCCGTTGCGCACGCCCCGCGCGAAGGTGGTCGGGGTGCCCCCGCCGGGCGGGGCCTTGAGGATGGTGGCCCGCTCCGGGGAAGCGTCCCGGTCCTCGACCGAGACGTTGCCGGTCGAGCCGACCGAGATGTAGATGGCGCCGTCCGCGCCGATCGCGACGCTCTTCAGCGCGTGCGCGTAGGCGCCACGCAGCTCGGAACTCTTGGCGTCGGGCAGGCCGTCGACCACGACCTTGCGCCCGGACACCTTGCCGTTCGCGTACTGAAAGGTGTTGATCTGGTCGCTTTCGGCCACGTAGAGGGTGTTGCCGGCGAAGGCGAGGCCGTGCGGCTCGTTCAGCCCGCTCAGCAGGGTGCGCTGGACGGTGGCGCCGCCGGCCCGGGCCGGGGTCAGGGC
Above is a genomic segment from Actinoplanes ianthinogenes containing:
- a CDS encoding PQQ-dependent sugar dehydrogenase, producing MTRAVRALMAGVLGLALTACSSTPDKPSAGTSEQPAAQPLEAGGLVATTVQLDGHEMKVPAGWSVSLFARVPKARLLAWTPDRRLLVSRPKFGDVLALTPARAGGATVQRTLLSGLNEPHGLAFAGNTLYVAESDQINTFQYANGKVSGRKVVVDGLPDAKSSELRGAYAHALKSVAIGADGAIYISVGSTGNVSVEDRDASPERATILKAPPGGGTPTTFARGVRNGTGLAVAPDGAVWTAVNNRDNIADPADGKVKVDYVNDHPVEPLAKLTQGRDLGWPFCNPDTDRAFDRDVQLNPDGTKLDCATLAPVEQAMGAHSAPLGLSFATAPGLPAPYGKGALVGIHGSWNRKPPRAPEVSFFAWKDGGLGPQQTLLTGFQDEQGNRWGRPVMAVQGPDQAIYVSDDLAGAIYRVSWPGI
- a CDS encoding cellulase family glycosylhydrolase, whose translation is MSIRNRATALASTILASSLLFGSVLAASPARADDGTAVEAVAPTLASRLAAVKVAKTINYYPSNAGWSAMWTGFDPVAIDADLAKAAALGADNVRVIVFPDAFGYPAPKVEYTEKLRKFVSIADSYGMTVKFTLFDWWAGYSDAARSIAWAKAILDPYKDDPRVLAVELKNEFQPSDADAVTWVRQVIPAVRAAAPAMPLTLSVDGGTGATGMASIKAALVSTPLDYYDFHFYGNSERSLAEIRKAQSAVSPAPIVIGETGVSSGATSEGEQALYLARVFRAATEAGVGSVAPWTLNDFSDGAIPSNSTVSTIPAQYTFGLYHADGSAKLAASVVRTAWTTGTMPNTFLNLGFESADVDSPWKQNLPQAGAGVVTSEMPRLGSRSLKFTGTTRTSAGLPSMRVAPITPVQPGYKWRAEAFARGFNATGITEISLSWFDANGKWISESTSNRLPVGNTTWTKLVVDTVAPAGAAAVQLHLKNADNSGTVYFDDVAIS